In Theileria equi strain WA chromosome 4 map unlocalized gcontig_1105316255033, whole genome shotgun sequence, the following are encoded in one genomic region:
- a CDS encoding hypothetical protein (encoded by transcript BEWA_015920A) yields MKGIAFLCIIYISRLCTCGEVRGRNSATRKQGRNGKGVESTVNKDNDPPTGVPSEPDGSTLDLAEPNESLCYSFDYSLDDVPSRMIILRDGASVTSLTVGNTEIWASRDGVGCSIISVRLKDGEPVLVHVVVTVNGSGRSMTISKNMNKWTVGRSSGEFRNLRVETGSSSRFDIDLMLSEDSTNCRVFQAQLDGIPTRFYAPKAGFNGKKVICGRSTIWQCESTKCCRCRKEKKRATITRAHLKNDRPYLVQMTIKDSKDSADSYNFIYEDGNWKSINKITFEVKRLALKKEYQKEQNTSDEDIPSDDSNASTSDIDI; encoded by the coding sequence ATGAAGGGTATCGCATTCTTGTGTATTATATACATCAGTAGGCTTTGCACATGTGGAGAAGTAAGGGGTAGGAATAGCGCTACAAGGAAACAAGGAAGGAATGGTAAAGGTGTAGAGTCGACTGTAAATAAAGATAATGATCCGCCTACTGGTGTACCCTCTGAACCTGATGGTTCTACTCTGGATCTCGCAGAACCGAATGAATCACTCTGTTATTCCTTCGACTACTCGCTGGACGATGTGCCTTCCAGGATGATTATACTGCGCGATGGAGCTTCCGTAACATCACTTACGGTTGGAAATACAGAGATATGGGCCTCAAGGGACGGAGTTGGGTGCTCCATAATCTCTGTACGTCTCAAGGATGGAGAACCTGTTTTGGTCCATGTCGTGGTAACTGTCAATGGAAGCGGTCGTTCTATGACTATATCCAAGAATATGAACAAGTGGACAGTTGGTAGGTCGTCTGGAGAGTTTAGAAATTTGAGAGTTGAAACCGGATCCTCTAGTCGGTTTGATATTGATCTGATGCTTAGCGAAGATAGCACAAACTGTAGAGTATTTCAAGCTCAATTGGACGGCATTCCTACGCGTTTTTATGCTCCAAAGGCGGGATTTAACGGCAAAAAAGTAATTTGCGGGAGGAGTACTATTTGGCAGTGCGAATCTACGAAATGTTGTAGATGCCGTAAGGAAAAAAAGAGAGCAACGATAACAAGGGCTCACTTAAAGAATGATAGACCATACCTCGTCCAAATGACCATAAAGGACTCCAAAGACTCGGCGGATTCCTACAATTTTATTTATGAAGATGGAAACTGGAAATCCATTAACAAGATTACATTTGAAGTAAAACGCTTGGCTCTGAAGAAGGAATAtcaaaaggaacaaaatACGTCTGACGAAGATATTCCAAGTGACGATTCCAATGCCTCTACTAGCGATATTGATAtttaa
- a CDS encoding hypothetical protein (encoded by transcript BEWA_015940A), with protein MGVIIDIGYDPKTSIDTKNRNYIKYEYSKNGKGSVEVTEHRNIDTLPGYKKCVHKPKHGAQIGEVFRGEVRQNGLEKSYDSDSITVYFWELDRKYMSPLLLQLGDEYYKTYDA; from the coding sequence ATGGGCGTTATAATAGACATTGGATATGATCCAAAAACATCCATAGATACAAAAAATCGTAATTATATTAAATATGAATATAGTAAAAATGGTAAGGGCTCTGTTGAGGTCACAGAACATAGGAATATTGACACTCTTCCAGGATATAAAAAATGCGTGCATAAACCAAAGCATGGAGCCCAAATTGGAGAAGTTTTTAGGGGAGAAGTTAGGCAGAATGGATTagaaaaatcttatgatAGCGATTCAATAACAGTCTATTTCTGGGAGCTTGATCGGAAATATATGAGTCCTCTACTCCTTCAGCTTGGAGATGAATACTATAAAACTTACGATGCATAA
- a CDS encoding hypothetical protein (encoded by transcript BEWA_015900A) has product MVKELMAKVESLFLNLLYPYLQNKVILVIEGLRKRKALFVLAVVLGVVENLLLKLLLLNLILLLPLFLLALILSTSYPWYLYSFFLLLLVLLPIWLLKVILTLLILLLVKL; this is encoded by the coding sequence ATGGTGAAGGAACTCATGGCAAAGGTGGAAAGCCTGTTCCTGAACCTGCTCTATCCTTATCTCCAGAACAAGGTGATCCTTGTGATAGAGGGGCtgaggaaaaggaaggCGCTCTTTGTGTTAGCGGTAGTTCTAGGAGTAGTGGAGAATCTACTCCTGAAGTTACTCCTGTTGAACTTAATCTTACTACTCCCCCTATTTCTCCTGGCTCTAATCCTGTCCACCTCCTATCCTTGGTACCTTTAttccttcttccttctACTGTTGGTACTCCTACCCATATGGCTCCTCAAAGTGATTCTAACTCTACTGATATTGCTGCTGGTCAAACTCTAA
- a CDS encoding seryl-tRNA synthetase, putative (encoded by transcript BEWA_015910A) yields MVLDINYFRDSKLLQLLRESETRRCETNSVVDAVIEADEEWKKAMYAYEQLKKGINEASKNISEYTKKNKGADLSSDPTFKELREKAEEKKKGLPDLQKRIDDSTDKRNELLKLVGNIVDKDTVQSKDESLNRVLRKWHGEHAEVPKPPAQRILQHHEILTKINGLECNKGVEIAGHRGFFLKGAGCLLNLALIQYGMQFLVRKGYLPVHPPYFMKKEVLGECAELLDFEETLYAVGGQEKHDAHTHQTDSKDRLFLIATSEQPLAALHRNEVYQAKQLPIKYAGVSSCFRKEAGAHGKDLKGIFRIHQFQKVEQFIVTTAENSVAIHEEMMRHSEEFYQSLGIPYRVVSIVAGALNKAAAKKYDLEAWFPGYGDYRELVSCSNCTDYQARALNARYFTGDTANKTFLHMLNGTLVASQRCLCCVLENYQTDHGVVVPKVLVPFMDGVDFIPYSA; encoded by the coding sequence ATGGTGCTCGATATCAACTATTTCAGAGATTCAAAGCTTCTGCAGCTCCTGAGGGAGTCGGAGACACGGCGCTGTGAGACCAACAGCGTGGTAGACGCTGTGATTGAGGCTGACgaggaatggaaaaagGCCATGTACGCCTATGAACAGCTCAAAAAGGGCATCAACGAAGCCTCAAAGAACATATCAGAGTACacaaagaagaacaagGGAGCGGATCTCTCATCAGATCCCACCTTTAAAGAGTTGAGAGAGAAAGctgaagagaagaaaaaggGTCTGCCGGACCTCCAAAAGAGAATAGACGACTCCACCGACAAGAGGAATGAACTGCTCAAACTAGTTGGAAATATCGTAGACAAGGATACTGTCCAATCAAAGGATGAATCACTTAATCGGGTATTAAGAAAGTGGCATGGAGAACATGCAGAGGTACCAAAACCGCCTGCACAACGCATTTTGCAACATCACGAAATTTTGACCAAAATCAACGGCCTAGAGTGTAACAAGGGCGTGGAGATTGCCGGTCACAGAGGCTTCTTTCTCAAGGGTGCAGGGTGTCTCCTAAATCTTGCCCTTATCCAGTACGGTATGCAATTCTTGGTAAGGAAGGGGTACTTGCCAGTTCATCCACCATATTTTATGAAAAAGGAGGTTCTTGGTGAATGTGCAGAACTTTTGGACTTTGAGGAAACCTTGTATGCCGTGGGAGGTCAAGAGAAGCATGATGCTCACACACACCAAACTGATTCCAAAGATCGTTTATTCCTAATTGCAACATCGGAACAACCATTGGCCGCCTTGCATCGCAATGAAGTATACCAGGCAAAGCAATTGCCCATCAAATACGCGGGAGTATCATCCTGCTTCAGAAAGGAGGCAGGAGCCCATGGCAAGGACCTCAAGGGTATCTTCCGCATTCATCAATTCCAAAAGGTGGAACAATTTATAGTTACAACCGCTGAAAACAGCGTAGCTATCCATGAAGAAATGATGAGACATTCTGAAGAATTCTATCAGTCTCTCGGAATACCATACAGAGTTGTAAGTATCGTCGCTGGAGCCTTGAACAAGGCAGCCGCTAAAAAGTATGACCTGGAGGCCTGGTTCCCAGGATATGGAGATTATAGGGAACTAGTTTCGTGTTCAAATTGCACAGACTACCAAGCGAGGGCACTCAATGCAAGGTATTTCACCGGAGACACAGCAAACAAGACGTTCTTGCACATGTTGAATGGAACACTTGTAGCATCTCAGAGGTGCCTATGCTGCGTTTTGGAAAATTATCAAACGGACCACGGCGTAGTCGTTCCAAAGGTGCTTGTTCCATTCATGGACGGAGTAGACTTTATCCCCTACTCTGCATAA
- a CDS encoding hypothetical protein (encoded by transcript BEWA_015930A) codes for MPINIYVPKLERHASSIVHNGVPVWTADEGERCISAASYLKGEEPYLMHISKNNASNEKSMQFYARDAGKWTDIDHREFNMRQDALIKTIAGAIK; via the coding sequence ATGCCGATTAATATTTATGTCCCAAAATTAGAACGCCATGCATCTTCTATTGTGCATAACGGGGTTCCCGTATGGACCGCCGACGAAGGAGAGAGATGTATTTCTGCAGCTTCCTATCTCAAGGGTGAAGAACCATATCTAATGCACATCTCAAAGAATAATGCCAGTAATGAAAAGAGTATGCAATTTTATGCAAGGGATGCTGGCAAGTGGACTGATATAGATCATAGGGAATTTAACATGAGACAGGACGCCCTTATAAAGACTATTGCGGGAGCTATAAAGTAG